A stretch of DNA from Rickettsiales bacterium:
TCATTTTTTGAAGTTTCAATTTGAAGGTTTAGTTGCTTTTTAAGATTAGCAAGTGAGCCATGGACAGTGTGCTTCTGCCAGCCTGTCATTTGCATTAATTTTTCAATGGTTGTTCCTTCTTTTAGTAAAATCAACATTATTTGTTTTTTAGAAATTGGCTTTTGAGATGAATTTTCAGGTGTTGAAACTTCT
This window harbors:
- a CDS encoding DUF3489 domain-containing protein; the encoded protein is MPKKNKKIIKKPELKPQIEPTIATEEKEVSTPENSSQKPISKKQIMLILLKEGTTIEKLMQMTGWQKHTVHGSLANLKKQLNLQIETSKNEIGERFYKVAS